The following proteins come from a genomic window of Zonotrichia leucophrys gambelii isolate GWCS_2022_RI chromosome 4, RI_Zleu_2.0, whole genome shotgun sequence:
- the SH2D4A gene encoding SH2 domain-containing protein 4A: MLKQILSDMYIDPELLAELSEEQKQILFFKMRQEQIRRWEEREAAAEKISAKKPLPRKANRKSVTWKLGADNEVWVWVMGEHPSDKSYAAICEEIQAQRAKRLAREQGQEGRDTESSATWSLHPQPGLLAETDLHGNTKNTAEKKEEHGRRMTDIDTTGKSQELTKRGTRNVHQMLADCHARKQSFQQMKETQRKNSEETTAPQKPIPQSHSSTESQRTLQKADENEPEWQEFLQKSKAADEKRRSLAQQARDDYRRLSLQGIHRGKQADISKGATAGDRRPLQYPPLPPKPKLLPPATANGRAIRKEGVQRTISNSTEESIIKWFKEEQFPLRAGYLKTTDTIAPWFHGILTSKKAEDLLKKTLPGSFLIRVSEKIKGYVLSYRSVEGCKHFLIDASSDSYSFLGVDQLQHSTLADLVDYHKDEPITSLGKELLLYPCGQEDQEPDYISLFE; this comes from the exons ATGCTGAAACAGATATTATCAGACATGTACATCGATCCGGAGCTACTGGCAGAACTCAGCGAGGAGCAGAAGCAGATCCTCTTCTTCAAGATGAGGCAAGAACAGATCAGACGGtgggaggaaagagaagcagctgcagaaaagaTTTCAGCAAAGAAGCCACTGCCAAGAAAAG CCAACAGGAAGTCAGTGACATGGAAACTCGGCGCTGACAATGAAGTGTGGGTCTGGGTGATGGGCGAACATCCTTCAGATAAATCCTATGCAGCCATCTGTGAAGAGATCCAGGCACAAAGAGCAAAGCGCTTAGCGAGAGAGCAAGGCCAGGAGGGCAG AGACACTGAATCTTCTGCGACATGGTCTCTACACCCCCAGCCAGGACTTCTGGCTGAGACAGACCTTCATGGGAATACAAAAAACACTGCggagaaaaaggaggagcaTGGGAGACGAATGACTGATATTGATACAACAGGAAAAAGCCAGGAGCTCACAAAG AGAGGAACCAGAAATGTTCACCAGATGCTGGCAGATTGCCATGCAAGGAAGCAGAGTTTCCAACAG ATGAaggaaacacagaggaaaaattcaGAAGAGACCACAGCCCCCCAGAAGCCAATACCACAGAGCCACTCCAGCACAGAGAGCCAGAGAACACTGCAGAAAGCGGATGAGAATGAGCCTGAATGGCAGGAATTCT TGCAGAAATCCAAGGCAGCAGACGAGAAGAGACGCTCCCTTGCACAGCAAGCCCGAGATGACTACAGGAGGCTTTCACTGCAGGGCATCCACAGAGGGAAGCAGGCAGATATTTCCAAGGGTGCCACAGCAGGAGATCGGCGACCACTTCAATACCCACCTCTCCCTCCCAAGCCTAAACTTCTACCTCCTGCAACAGCAAATGGGAGAGCAATTAG GAAAGAGGGAGTCCAGAGGACAATCTCCAATTCCACAGAAGAAAGCATCATCAAGTGGTTCAAAGAGGAGCAATTCCCCCTCCGAGCTGGCTATCTGAAAACCACAGACACAATAGCACCTTGGTTCCATG GTATCCTAACCTCTAAGAAAGCAGAAGACCTTCTGAAAAAAACACTACCAGGGAGTTTTCTGATCCGGGTCAGTGAGAAAATCAAAGGCTATGTGCTGTCCTATCGGTCTGTGGAAGGATGTAAACATTTCCTCATTGATGCCTCCAGTGATTCCTACAGCTTTCTTGGAGTGGACCAGCTGCAACATTCAACGCTGGCTGACCTTGTCGACTACCACAAG GACGAACCCATCACTTCCTTGGGGAAGGAGCTGTTGCTTTATCCATGTGGCCAAGAGGACCAAGAGCCAGATTacatctctctctttgagtaA
- the AP5S1 gene encoding AP-5 complex subunit sigma-1, whose protein sequence is MVRAFVLLAPGGPAPCRVLYARTFGTPPGAGPGGPRQRLRRKEQLLVVARQVASQCQLLQASLGRPSSPQLPQLPDEPVSLQDAPGGVFQMPPGDPFPERVTVVWLSVLALAFALVCEPQENLSLAEITLRRLAPRLLLSLRLLGPGADVLLRPDAADGLLDRLLPHGQMLFLNERFLQAMDRELGLKVSR, encoded by the exons ATGGTGCGGGCGTTCGTGCTGCTGGCCCCGGGCGGGCCCGCCCCCTGCCGCGTGCTGTACGCGCGCACCTTCGGGACCCCCCCCGGCGCCGGCCCCGGGGGGCCCCGGCAGCGCCTCCGCCgcaaggagcagctgctggtcGTGGCCAG acAAGTGGCCTCCCAGTGCCAACTGCTTCAGGCGTCCTTGGGGCGCCCGTCCTCcccacagcttccccagctACCCGATGAGCCGGTGTCCCTCCAGGATGCTCCAGGGGGTGTTTTCCAGATGCCCCCCGGAGACCCATTCCCTGAGCGGGTGACAGTAGTCTGGTTATCGGTGCTGGCCCTCGCCTTCGCCTTGGTTTGTGAGCCCCAGGAGAATCTGTCATTGGCTGAGATCACCCTGCGGCGCCTGGCTCCCcgcctgctgctctccctgcgcCTCCTCGGGCCCGGCGCTGATGTCCTGCTCCGTCCTGATGCCGCCGATGGCCTCCTGGACCGTCTCCTGCCCCACGGGCAGATGCTTTTCCTCAATGAACGTTTCCTTCAGGCAATGGACCGAGAGCTGGGGCTCAAAGTGTCCCGCTGA
- the LOC135446749 gene encoding sulfotransferase 1 family member D1-like isoform X2 gives MVGSCTAQPAGSDHPGWSRSAYAALSYKTDQRSTQEGREEDSPCLQHPQPGTVLAQVPTSWEVVEAAGREDSQCCVDPLSAMEQEAEIVQELGSLHGVPLYKSFIEGWPRVKAFQARPDDVLISTYPKSGTTWLSEIMDMIYHDGDVEKCRRDAIYNRVPFLELKAPGEMSGIEQLESTPSPRLVKTHLPVQLLPTSFWEKDCKIIYMARNPKDVAISYYYFHRMAKIHQDPGTKAEFLENFMAGKVPYGSWYDHVRGWWEKKQEKQLLYLFYEDMKKDPRQEVQKILQFLGKELAEGIVDRILHHTSFQEMKKNPAANYETMLPILMDHSISPFLRKGVSGDWKNHFTVAQNERFDQHYQKLMAGSDLHFQMEV, from the exons ATGGTGGGCTCCTGTACTGCACAACCTGCTGGATCAGATCATCCAGGATGGAGCAGATCAGCCTATGCAGCCCTTTCCTACAAGACAGATCAAAGGAGCACTcaggagggcagagaggaggacTCCCCCTGCTTGCAGCACCCTCAGCCAG GCAcagtcctggcacaggtgccaacCAGTTGGGAGGTTGTGGAGGCTGCCGGCAGGGAAGACAGCCAGTGCTGTGTGGACCCACTGTCAGCCATGGAACAGGAAGCTGAAATcgtgcaggagctgggaagccTCCATGGCGTCCCCCTCTACAAGAGCTTCATTGAGGGCTGGCCACGGGTGAAGGCTTTCCAAGCCCGTCCAGACGACGTGCTCATCTCCACCTACCCCAAATCGG GCACAACGTGGCTGAGCGAGATCATGGACATGATCTACCACGATGGCGATGTGGAGAAGTGCCGACGGGATGCCATCTACAACCGCGTGCCCTTCCTGGAGTTGAAGGCCCCTGGGGAAATGAGTG GTAttgagcagctggagagcacCCCATCCCCGCGGCTGGTAAAGACCCATCTCCCAGTCCAGCTCCTCCCGACCTCCTTCTGGGAGAAGGACTGCAAG ATTATCTACATGGCCCGCAACCCCAAGGACGTTGCCATCTCCTACTACTACTTCCACCGGATGGCCAAGATACACCAGGACCCTGGCACGAAGGCCGAGTTCTTGGAGAACTTCATGGCTGGCAAAG TGCCCTACGGATCCTGGTACGACCACGTGCGCGGATGGTGGGAGAAGAAGCAGGAGAAACAGCTACTCTACCTCTTCTATGAGGACATGAAAAAG GACCCACGGCAAGAAGTGCAGAAGATCTTGCAGTTCCTGGGCAAGGAGTTGGCAGAGGGAATAGTGGATAGGATTCTGCACCACACCTCCTTCCAGGAGATGAAGAAGAACCCTGCTGCCAACTATGAGACCATGCTCCCCATCTTGATGGATCACAGCATCTCCCCCTTCCTCCGGAAAG GGGTCTCTGGAGACTGGAAGAACCACTTCACTGTGGCCCAGAACGAGCGCTTTGACCAGCACTACCAGAAGCTCATGGCAGGCTCTGACCTCCACTTCCAGATGGAAGTGTGA
- the LOC135446749 gene encoding sulfotransferase 1 family member D1-like isoform X1: MMLGSIPDPSWLGFSAWPASTLPKYPIRDQGMLLWHWQYLCHVYWAGLCLMGHCPRHSPGTKPSTAPGTVLAQVPTSWEVVEAAGREDSQCCVDPLSAMEQEAEIVQELGSLHGVPLYKSFIEGWPRVKAFQARPDDVLISTYPKSGTTWLSEIMDMIYHDGDVEKCRRDAIYNRVPFLELKAPGEMSGIEQLESTPSPRLVKTHLPVQLLPTSFWEKDCKIIYMARNPKDVAISYYYFHRMAKIHQDPGTKAEFLENFMAGKVPYGSWYDHVRGWWEKKQEKQLLYLFYEDMKKDPRQEVQKILQFLGKELAEGIVDRILHHTSFQEMKKNPAANYETMLPILMDHSISPFLRKGVSGDWKNHFTVAQNERFDQHYQKLMAGSDLHFQMEV; encoded by the exons ATGATGCTGGGCTCCATTCCTGACCCCTCATGGCTTGGGTTTAGTGCCTGGCCAGCATCCACGTTACCAAAGTATCCTATCAGGGATCAGGGCATGCTCCTGTGGCACTGGCAGTACCTCTGCCACGTGTATTGGGCTGGACTTTGCCTGATGGGGCACTGCCCCAGGCACAGTCCTGGCACAAAACCCAGTACTGCCCCAGGCAcagtcctggcacaggtgccaacCAGTTGGGAGGTTGTGGAGGCTGCCGGCAGGGAAGACAGCCAGTGCTGTGTGGACCCACTGTCAGCCATGGAACAGGAAGCTGAAATcgtgcaggagctgggaagccTCCATGGCGTCCCCCTCTACAAGAGCTTCATTGAGGGCTGGCCACGGGTGAAGGCTTTCCAAGCCCGTCCAGACGACGTGCTCATCTCCACCTACCCCAAATCGG GCACAACGTGGCTGAGCGAGATCATGGACATGATCTACCACGATGGCGATGTGGAGAAGTGCCGACGGGATGCCATCTACAACCGCGTGCCCTTCCTGGAGTTGAAGGCCCCTGGGGAAATGAGTG GTAttgagcagctggagagcacCCCATCCCCGCGGCTGGTAAAGACCCATCTCCCAGTCCAGCTCCTCCCGACCTCCTTCTGGGAGAAGGACTGCAAG ATTATCTACATGGCCCGCAACCCCAAGGACGTTGCCATCTCCTACTACTACTTCCACCGGATGGCCAAGATACACCAGGACCCTGGCACGAAGGCCGAGTTCTTGGAGAACTTCATGGCTGGCAAAG TGCCCTACGGATCCTGGTACGACCACGTGCGCGGATGGTGGGAGAAGAAGCAGGAGAAACAGCTACTCTACCTCTTCTATGAGGACATGAAAAAG GACCCACGGCAAGAAGTGCAGAAGATCTTGCAGTTCCTGGGCAAGGAGTTGGCAGAGGGAATAGTGGATAGGATTCTGCACCACACCTCCTTCCAGGAGATGAAGAAGAACCCTGCTGCCAACTATGAGACCATGCTCCCCATCTTGATGGATCACAGCATCTCCCCCTTCCTCCGGAAAG GGGTCTCTGGAGACTGGAAGAACCACTTCACTGTGGCCCAGAACGAGCGCTTTGACCAGCACTACCAGAAGCTCATGGCAGGCTCTGACCTCCACTTCCAGATGGAAGTGTGA